A single window of Streptomyces sp. NBC_00464 DNA harbors:
- a CDS encoding thioredoxin family protein, with translation MAKRVHRPREDAEFNFILGVSGVPVLAYFTGTWPTAIEPCRVMDLVVGGIADDYTGRLTVVRTDITRCPAATERYGITGAPSYVLLKEGEAVAHGTGPMTIAEVRKFLDGQL, from the coding sequence ATGGCGAAGCGGGTTCACCGGCCCCGTGAGGACGCGGAGTTCAACTTCATCCTCGGGGTGAGCGGGGTTCCGGTCCTCGCGTACTTCACCGGGACATGGCCCACGGCAATCGAGCCCTGCCGGGTGATGGACCTCGTCGTGGGTGGCATCGCTGACGACTACACGGGCCGCCTGACGGTCGTCCGCACCGACATCACGCGTTGTCCGGCCGCAACCGAGCGATACGGGATTACCGGAGCCCCGTCCTACGTCCTACTGAAGGAGGGAGAGGCGGTAGCGCACGGCACGGGGCCTATGACCATCGCCGAGGTACGGAAGTTCCTGGATGGCCAGCTCTGA
- a CDS encoding lanthionine synthetase LanC family protein: MIASAPDAESLAVGALEWLMKAARDTDDGVVWPNTLADDQVTPELYSGSSGVLPALLDAWRYFADDRYADVALRGARSVADAVEDWEDNGLYTGVAGMAVALRGVHRVLGDAAAGASADRALDVLRSRYDGAGWNSRFELIVGNAGIALAALECGDLDLAQLAVDRYAGAAEPTMAGVQWETRVGAVPRLHHMSHGTLGIVYALAAVGRAADRPDLIDLAVAGAADVVSRNEAGPDGFLVAHSDPQQQHEKIERHSYGWCHGSAGDAQAFRLLTHVLPDDPSWPALADRCWHTVVNSGIPRRIRPGFWDNNGRCCGTAGALAFACDRQVERGDGRDFADILVADLSARATTDTNGICWSNFEHRETPSDLAPATGWAMGNAGIIRELLRHARITAKRDPQYAVPFPDHAPTA; this comes from the coding sequence ATGATTGCTAGTGCACCGGATGCGGAGTCGCTCGCCGTTGGGGCCCTTGAGTGGCTGATGAAGGCTGCACGGGACACAGACGACGGTGTGGTCTGGCCAAACACTCTCGCCGACGACCAGGTCACGCCGGAGCTGTACAGCGGAAGTTCGGGGGTGCTGCCAGCCCTCCTCGATGCATGGCGATATTTCGCCGACGACCGGTACGCGGACGTGGCCTTGCGCGGTGCCCGAAGCGTCGCTGACGCGGTCGAGGACTGGGAGGACAACGGCCTCTACACGGGAGTGGCCGGTATGGCTGTCGCCCTGCGGGGCGTGCACCGTGTGCTCGGTGACGCCGCGGCAGGGGCGTCTGCCGACCGTGCTCTGGACGTCCTACGGTCCCGCTACGACGGCGCAGGGTGGAACAGTCGCTTCGAACTGATCGTCGGCAACGCCGGCATAGCGCTTGCCGCGCTGGAGTGCGGCGATCTCGACCTCGCCCAGCTGGCCGTCGACCGCTACGCGGGCGCTGCCGAGCCCACCATGGCCGGCGTTCAGTGGGAGACCCGGGTCGGCGCGGTCCCCCGCCTGCACCACATGTCGCACGGCACCCTCGGCATCGTCTACGCGCTCGCTGCCGTCGGCCGGGCCGCCGACCGCCCCGACCTCATCGACCTCGCAGTGGCCGGAGCCGCCGACGTAGTCTCGCGCAACGAAGCCGGCCCGGACGGCTTCCTCGTCGCGCACTCCGACCCGCAACAGCAGCACGAAAAGATCGAACGCCATAGCTACGGCTGGTGCCATGGCTCAGCCGGCGACGCCCAGGCGTTCCGCCTTCTGACCCACGTCCTGCCCGACGATCCCTCCTGGCCCGCCCTCGCCGACCGCTGCTGGCACACAGTCGTCAACTCCGGCATCCCACGACGGATCCGCCCCGGCTTCTGGGACAACAACGGCCGCTGCTGTGGCACCGCCGGCGCCCTCGCCTTCGCCTGCGACCGTCAGGTTGAACGCGGCGACGGCCGTGACTTCGCGGACATCCTCGTCGCCGACCTCTCGGCCCGCGCGACGACCGACACCAATGGCATCTGTTGGTCCAATTTCGAACACCGGGAGACGCCCAGCGACCTCGCCCCCGCCACCGGCTGGGCCATGGGCAACGCGGGCATCATCCGTGAGCTCCTGCGCCACGCCCGCATCACCGCGAAGCGCGACCCGCAGTACGCCGTTCCCTTCCCGGACCACGCCCCCACTGCCTGA
- a CDS encoding IS5 family transposase produces MPRKQRPYPSDLSDARWQLLEPTLTAWRAERRGKGLDIGRPPEHDLRRIMDAILYVDRTGIPWRYLPHDFAPWETVYGYFAAWQKDEVFDQLNGLLRRLVREAEGRDADPSACVLDAQSIKTSANVPAADQGIDAGKKIAGRKRHIGVDTLGLLLAVLVTAANVSDNVGGIQVLSSIAADHPRVTKAWADTGYRTKVIDHGARLGIDVEITRRDPAHKGFKVIPRRWVVERTFGWLMHHRRLARDYETHPHRSEAMIHLAMIDLMSRRLTRESTPNWKDS; encoded by the coding sequence ATGCCTCGTAAGCAGCGGCCCTATCCGAGTGACCTGTCCGATGCCCGTTGGCAACTGCTGGAACCAACTCTGACAGCCTGGCGGGCCGAGCGAAGAGGAAAGGGACTGGACATCGGCCGACCGCCCGAACACGATCTGCGCCGGATCATGGACGCCATCCTCTACGTCGACCGGACCGGGATCCCCTGGCGGTACCTGCCGCACGACTTCGCCCCATGGGAGACGGTTTACGGGTACTTCGCCGCCTGGCAGAAGGACGAGGTCTTCGACCAGCTCAACGGTCTCCTGCGGCGACTGGTCCGGGAGGCCGAAGGCCGTGACGCCGATCCGAGCGCCTGCGTCCTGGACGCCCAAAGCATCAAGACCTCGGCCAATGTGCCCGCGGCCGACCAGGGCATCGACGCGGGCAAGAAGATCGCGGGCCGCAAACGGCACATCGGCGTCGACACGCTCGGCCTCCTCCTGGCCGTGCTGGTCACAGCCGCCAACGTTTCCGACAACGTCGGCGGCATTCAGGTTCTCTCGAGCATCGCCGCAGACCATCCGCGTGTCACGAAGGCGTGGGCCGACACGGGCTACCGCACCAAGGTCATCGACCACGGCGCCCGCCTCGGCATCGACGTCGAAATCACCCGCCGCGACCCCGCTCACAAGGGCTTCAAGGTGATTCCGCGACGCTGGGTCGTCGAGCGGACCTTCGGATGGCTCATGCACCACCGCCGCCTCGCCCGCGACTACGAAACCCACCCCCATCGCTCCGAAGCGATGATCCACCTCGCGATGATCGACCTGATGAGCCGCAGGCTCACCCGAGAGTCGACTCCGAACTGGAAGGACTCATAG
- a CDS encoding integrase core domain-containing protein: MIEAGATASVGSVAVSYDNAMAEALNGSFKAELIEHRGPWRDADQVERAVVRWVGWYNTERLHSALDYLPPEEFEAQHHRSQAITNTA, from the coding sequence CTGATCGAGGCCGGCGCGACCGCGTCGGTCGGCTCCGTCGCCGTCAGCTACGACAACGCGATGGCCGAGGCCCTCAACGGCTCCTTCAAAGCCGAGCTGATCGAGCACCGAGGGCCCTGGCGAGACGCTGACCAGGTCGAACGTGCCGTCGTCCGATGGGTCGGCTGGTACAACACCGAACGCCTGCACTCCGCCCTCGACTACCTCCCACCCGAAGAATTCGAGGCCCAGCACCACCGATCCCAGGCGATCACGAACACCGCCTGA